In Mytilus galloprovincialis chromosome 1, xbMytGall1.hap1.1, whole genome shotgun sequence, the following are encoded in one genomic region:
- the LOC143046738 gene encoding fizzy-related protein homolog isoform X1 yields the protein MDPEYEKRLLRQQNGQVSPYNSPLSLSPMSPVASPSKDKYGDRFIPSRAGASWHINFNIPKGSPTSSPTQSSSKSKEPTADSSKDGLAYYCLLKNELLSAGIEDLKDQQTDERRILVPKESKNLFRYHVPRRSLDFSDSSPYSLSPVGSKSQRLLRSPRKAVRKISKIPFKVLDAPELQDDFYLNLVDWSSQNVLSVGLGTCVYLWSACTSQVTRLCDLSSDGDTVTSVSWSERGHLVSVGTHKGFVQIWDVAANKKINTLSGHSARVGKEINTLSGHSARVGALAWNGDVLSSGSRDRLILQRDIRTPSIVPERKLTGHKQEVCGLKWSPDHQHLASGGNDNKLFVWNMNSTIPVQTYNEHLAAVKAIAWSPHQHGLLASGGGTADRCIRFWNTLTCQPLQCVDTGSQVCNLAWSKHSNEIVSTHGYSQNQILVWKYPSLVQIAKLTGHTYRVLYLAMSPDGEAIVTGAGDETLRFWNVFSKTRSTKESKSVLNLFTRIR from the exons ATGGATCCAGAATACGAGAAGCGGTTGCTTCGACAACAAAATGGCCAGGTTTCTCCATATAATTCA CCATTGAGTTTAAGTCCTATGAGCCCAGTAGCTTCACCAAGTAAAGACAAATATGGAGACAGATTTATACCAAGTAGAGCAGGAGCTAGCTGgcatataaattttaatattccaAAA GGAAGTCCTACATCATCTCCCACTCAATCTAGCAGTAAATCTAAGGAACCAACAGCAGATAGCAGTAAAGATGGTCTAGCTTATTATTGTTTACTGAAGAATGAACTTTTGTCAGCGGGCATTGAAGATTTGAAG gATCAACAGACTGATGAAAGAAGAATTTTAGTTCCTAAAGAAAGTAAAAACCTTTTTCGC TATCATGTTCCTAGAAGAAGTTTAGATTTCAGTGATTCATCTCCATACTCATTATCACCAGTAGGAAGTAAAAGTCAAAGACTTCTTAGATCTCCAAGAAAG GCTGTGAGAAAGATATCAAAGATACCATTCAAGGTGTTAGATGCTCCTGAACTGCAGGATGATTTCTATTTAAACTTGGTGGATTGGTCTTCACAGAATGTTTTAAGTGTTGGACTTGGTACCTGTGTGTATCTGTGGAGTGCATGTACTAGTCAG GTGACAAGACTTTGTGATTTATCCAGTGATGGAGATACAGTAACATCGGTATCATGGTCAGAGAGG ggGCATTTAGTATCAGTAGGAACCCATAAAGGATTTGTACAGATATGGGATGTAgcagcaaataaaaaaattaacacattaTCAGGTCATAGTGCTAGAGTAGGTAAGGAAATTAACACATTATCAGGTCATAGTGCTAGAGTAG GAGCATTAGCATGGAATGGAGATGTTTTATCATCAGGGAGTAGAGACAGACTGATATTACAAAGAGATATTCGCACACCTTCTATTGTGCCAGAACGTAAATTAACAGGACACAAACAGGAAGTGTGTGGACTCAAGTGGTCACCTGATCACCAACATTTGGCATCAGGTGGCAATGACAATAAACTGTTTGTATGGAACATGAATAGTACAATACCAGTTCAGACTTATAATGAACATTTAGCTGCTGTAAAGGCTATTGCATGGTCCCCTCATCAACATGGACTATTAGCTAGTGGGGGAGGGACTGCAGATAGGTGTATTAGATTCTGGAATACATTAACATGTCAACCATTGCAGTGTGTTGATACAGGATCACAAGTGTGTAACTTAGCCTGGTCAAAGCACTCAAATGAAATT gttagCACTCATGGTTattcacaaaatcaaatattagtTTGGAAATATCCTTCACTTGTTCAAATTGCCAAATTAACAGGACATACATACAGAGTATTATACCTT GCAATGTCACCAGATGGAGAAGCCATAGTTACAGGAGCTGGGGATGAAACTTTACGGTTTTGGAATGTTTTTAGTAAAACTAGGTCAACAAAA gaATCTAAATCGGTGTTGAATCTCTTCACAAGAATTCGGTGA
- the LOC143046738 gene encoding fizzy-related protein homolog isoform X2 yields MDPEYEKRLLRQQNGQVSPYNSPLSLSPMSPVASPSKDKYGDRFIPSRAGASWHINFNIPKGSPTSSPTQSSSKSKEPTADSSKDGLAYYCLLKNELLSAGIEDLKDQQTDERRILVPKESKNLFRYHVPRRSLDFSDSSPYSLSPVGSKSQRLLRSPRKAVRKISKIPFKVLDAPELQDDFYLNLVDWSSQNVLSVGLGTCVYLWSACTSQVTRLCDLSSDGDTVTSVSWSERGHLVSVGTHKGFVQIWDVAANKKINTLSGHSARVGALAWNGDVLSSGSRDRLILQRDIRTPSIVPERKLTGHKQEVCGLKWSPDHQHLASGGNDNKLFVWNMNSTIPVQTYNEHLAAVKAIAWSPHQHGLLASGGGTADRCIRFWNTLTCQPLQCVDTGSQVCNLAWSKHSNEIVSTHGYSQNQILVWKYPSLVQIAKLTGHTYRVLYLAMSPDGEAIVTGAGDETLRFWNVFSKTRSTKESKSVLNLFTRIR; encoded by the exons ATGGATCCAGAATACGAGAAGCGGTTGCTTCGACAACAAAATGGCCAGGTTTCTCCATATAATTCA CCATTGAGTTTAAGTCCTATGAGCCCAGTAGCTTCACCAAGTAAAGACAAATATGGAGACAGATTTATACCAAGTAGAGCAGGAGCTAGCTGgcatataaattttaatattccaAAA GGAAGTCCTACATCATCTCCCACTCAATCTAGCAGTAAATCTAAGGAACCAACAGCAGATAGCAGTAAAGATGGTCTAGCTTATTATTGTTTACTGAAGAATGAACTTTTGTCAGCGGGCATTGAAGATTTGAAG gATCAACAGACTGATGAAAGAAGAATTTTAGTTCCTAAAGAAAGTAAAAACCTTTTTCGC TATCATGTTCCTAGAAGAAGTTTAGATTTCAGTGATTCATCTCCATACTCATTATCACCAGTAGGAAGTAAAAGTCAAAGACTTCTTAGATCTCCAAGAAAG GCTGTGAGAAAGATATCAAAGATACCATTCAAGGTGTTAGATGCTCCTGAACTGCAGGATGATTTCTATTTAAACTTGGTGGATTGGTCTTCACAGAATGTTTTAAGTGTTGGACTTGGTACCTGTGTGTATCTGTGGAGTGCATGTACTAGTCAG GTGACAAGACTTTGTGATTTATCCAGTGATGGAGATACAGTAACATCGGTATCATGGTCAGAGAGG ggGCATTTAGTATCAGTAGGAACCCATAAAGGATTTGTACAGATATGGGATGTAgcagcaaataaaaaaattaacacattaTCAGGTCATAGTGCTAGAGTAG GAGCATTAGCATGGAATGGAGATGTTTTATCATCAGGGAGTAGAGACAGACTGATATTACAAAGAGATATTCGCACACCTTCTATTGTGCCAGAACGTAAATTAACAGGACACAAACAGGAAGTGTGTGGACTCAAGTGGTCACCTGATCACCAACATTTGGCATCAGGTGGCAATGACAATAAACTGTTTGTATGGAACATGAATAGTACAATACCAGTTCAGACTTATAATGAACATTTAGCTGCTGTAAAGGCTATTGCATGGTCCCCTCATCAACATGGACTATTAGCTAGTGGGGGAGGGACTGCAGATAGGTGTATTAGATTCTGGAATACATTAACATGTCAACCATTGCAGTGTGTTGATACAGGATCACAAGTGTGTAACTTAGCCTGGTCAAAGCACTCAAATGAAATT gttagCACTCATGGTTattcacaaaatcaaatattagtTTGGAAATATCCTTCACTTGTTCAAATTGCCAAATTAACAGGACATACATACAGAGTATTATACCTT GCAATGTCACCAGATGGAGAAGCCATAGTTACAGGAGCTGGGGATGAAACTTTACGGTTTTGGAATGTTTTTAGTAAAACTAGGTCAACAAAA gaATCTAAATCGGTGTTGAATCTCTTCACAAGAATTCGGTGA